One Qiania dongpingensis genomic window carries:
- a CDS encoding sensor histidine kinase — translation MKISEYVRDKWAFIGTGVLLYAVAAWFLWMTGTELPVIIMTGILYFSGFAGIGAYDCMQKKRYYDKLNEAWEELEEKSYLTEIIKFPGFYDGKLMYEVIRKNEKYLNDIIADQQAEMMEYKKYVETWVHEIKTPIAVEHLIIENNKSPITSSLEEEVDKVEAYVEQLLYYTKSGSLEGDYMIQPVILKKLVSEAIRKNKKMMVAVGMIPKLENLEYEILTDTKWMGFILGQIITNSVKYSDSHKKPHITFEAAKSEKHMIEFSVWDNGIGIPEGDLSRVFLKGFTGENGRRVRHSTGMGLYLCKSLCDKMEIPLEIHSKCGEGTRINFLFKQN, via the coding sequence ATGAAAATTTCAGAATATGTCAGGGATAAGTGGGCCTTTATCGGGACTGGAGTGCTCCTTTACGCTGTAGCGGCCTGGTTTCTCTGGATGACGGGAACGGAGCTTCCGGTGATCATTATGACCGGAATCCTCTATTTTTCGGGCTTTGCGGGGATAGGGGCATATGACTGTATGCAGAAAAAACGGTACTATGACAAGCTGAACGAGGCCTGGGAAGAACTGGAGGAGAAATCCTATCTGACTGAGATCATAAAATTCCCCGGCTTTTATGATGGAAAGCTGATGTATGAAGTTATCAGAAAAAATGAAAAATATCTGAATGACATCATCGCCGATCAGCAGGCGGAAATGATGGAATATAAAAAATATGTGGAAACATGGGTCCACGAAATCAAGACTCCGATCGCAGTGGAGCATCTGATCATCGAGAATAACAAAAGCCCCATTACCTCAAGCCTGGAAGAAGAGGTGGATAAAGTAGAGGCTTATGTAGAACAGCTGTTATATTACACGAAAAGCGGAAGTCTCGAGGGAGACTATATGATACAGCCGGTCATCCTGAAGAAGCTGGTGAGCGAGGCGATTCGGAAAAATAAAAAGATGATGGTCGCCGTTGGTATGATCCCAAAGCTTGAAAACCTGGAATACGAGATTCTCACAGATACAAAGTGGATGGGATTTATTTTGGGCCAGATCATTACGAATTCCGTAAAATATAGTGACTCCCATAAAAAGCCTCATATCACATTTGAAGCCGCAAAAAGTGAAAAGCATATGATAGAGTTCTCCGTTTGGGATAACGGGATTGGAATTCCCGAAGGTGACCTCTCCCGGGTATTTCTGAAAGGTTTCACAGGTGAAAACGGAAGGCGGGTCCGGCATTCCACAGGCATGGGACTATATCTGTGCAAAAGCCTTTGCGACAAAATGGAGATCCCTCTTGAGATTCATTCTAAATGCGGAGAAGGGACAAGAATCAACTTTCTTTTTAAACAGAATTAA
- a CDS encoding response regulator transcription factor: MDKILIVEDDKKIREELRTALEKKGYSCALIEQFQNVAEQIIREEPLLVLLDLNLPVNDGFYICQEIRKSSDVPIIVVTSSDSDMDELMSLNVGADDFITKPYNMHILLAHIATVLHRAYGRKTSMTLSHNGLTLDILKSRMSYQGKEADLTKNEMGILRMLMENYGTIISRSDLICQLWEMEEFVEDSTLNVNINRLRKKLADLGLNDYLVTKRGQGYMI; the protein is encoded by the coding sequence ATGGATAAAATTCTGATCGTGGAAGATGACAAAAAGATCAGGGAAGAGCTTCGCACAGCTCTCGAAAAGAAGGGCTACTCCTGTGCTCTGATCGAGCAGTTCCAGAATGTGGCAGAGCAGATCATAAGGGAAGAGCCTTTACTCGTGCTCCTGGATCTGAATCTGCCTGTCAACGACGGATTTTACATCTGTCAGGAAATAAGGAAAAGTTCTGACGTGCCTATAATTGTGGTGACAAGCTCTGACAGTGATATGGATGAACTGATGAGTCTGAATGTGGGGGCGGATGACTTTATCACAAAACCGTACAACATGCACATCCTGCTGGCCCACATTGCAACTGTGCTCCACCGGGCATATGGCAGGAAGACGTCTATGACTCTTTCTCACAACGGTCTCACCTTGGATATTTTAAAGAGCCGTATGTCCTATCAGGGAAAAGAGGCGGACCTGACAAAAAATGAAATGGGGATTCTCAGAATGTTGATGGAGAACTACGGAACGATCATCTCAAGATCCGATCTGATCTGCCAGCTATGGGAAATGGAAGAATTTGTAGAAGACAGCACTCTGAACGTAAACATTAACCGTCTTAGAAAAAAACTGGCGGATCTGGGACTGAACGATTACCTGGTGACAAAGCGGGGTCAGGGGTACATGATATGA
- a CDS encoding pyridoxamine 5'-phosphate oxidase family protein translates to MEINLEKLEETLDKAEVIYLSTSVHDVVSSRPVSPLNIGLNLYIRTSASSKKAKEMTANPNIAVCAGKFYFTGKARFLGSAFGSGNTELKKAYISRYPDSFGKEDEFIESDEVFFELTIEHVSEWIYENDIPVGFAEQTLR, encoded by the coding sequence ATGGAGATCAATTTAGAAAAACTGGAAGAGACGTTGGATAAAGCGGAAGTTATCTATTTATCGACAAGCGTTCACGACGTCGTTTCTTCAAGGCCTGTCAGTCCCCTGAACATTGGCCTGAACTTATATATCCGGACGTCGGCTTCCTCAAAAAAAGCGAAAGAGATGACAGCCAACCCCAATATCGCCGTATGCGCTGGAAAATTTTATTTCACAGGGAAAGCGAGATTCTTAGGCTCCGCGTTCGGCAGCGGCAATACAGAACTGAAAAAAGCGTATATTTCCCGATATCCGGATTCCTTTGGCAAAGAAGATGAATTTATAGAATCAGACGAGGTGTTTTTTGAATTGACGATAGAACACGTTTCTGAATGGATCTACGAAAATGATATTCCCGTTGGATTCGCGGAACAGACGCTGCGGTGA
- a CDS encoding LacI family DNA-binding transcriptional regulator, whose product MEKKITIKRIAELAGVSVATVSRVINQNGRYSAETESKVREIIETYHYVPNLPAKELKTRRTDVVGIIVPDILSRHFAGLVLEIQMEMFKYSYSTLICNTNEDERLEKRHVDTLLAHQVSGILFISGSRIHTEIEDMPVAYLDRRPEGYEGQKEIVLIESDNESGGYQAAGKLVERGCRRIAVLRDKGNDWNKEARYRGYCRAMAEAGRPLDMELAFYADSVSAEASRKAVGRALEAGIFFDGIMCTTDELAAGAVMALRERGRKVPEDVMVTGFDDTPLAAIYEPALTSVHQDVKQMAGIAAKEMLELIEGKTAGGCHRVIPVRLTERESTEKRRE is encoded by the coding sequence ATGGAAAAGAAAATTACGATAAAAAGAATAGCGGAGCTTGCAGGAGTATCTGTAGCCACCGTATCCCGGGTAATCAATCAGAACGGGCGGTATTCAGCGGAGACGGAGTCCAAAGTGCGGGAGATCATCGAGACATATCACTATGTGCCGAACCTGCCGGCCAAGGAGCTTAAGACCAGGCGGACCGATGTGGTGGGAATCATCGTCCCGGATATTCTGAGCCGTCACTTTGCGGGTCTGGTCCTGGAGATACAGATGGAGATGTTTAAATATTCGTATTCTACGCTGATCTGCAATACCAATGAAGATGAACGTTTGGAGAAGCGGCATGTGGATACTCTGCTCGCCCACCAGGTCAGCGGAATCCTGTTCATTTCGGGCAGCAGGATACATACGGAGATCGAGGACATGCCGGTGGCCTATTTGGACAGGCGGCCGGAAGGATACGAGGGTCAGAAGGAGATCGTACTCATTGAGTCCGATAATGAAAGCGGAGGATATCAGGCGGCCGGTAAGCTGGTGGAAAGAGGCTGCAGGAGAATAGCTGTCCTCCGGGACAAGGGAAACGACTGGAACAAGGAAGCCAGATACAGGGGCTATTGCCGGGCCATGGCGGAAGCCGGGAGGCCCTTGGATATGGAACTTGCCTTTTATGCGGACAGTGTTTCGGCAGAAGCATCCAGGAAGGCCGTGGGAAGGGCTCTGGAGGCCGGCATCTTCTTTGACGGGATCATGTGTACCACGGATGAACTGGCGGCGGGAGCAGTCATGGCTCTTCGGGAACGCGGCAGAAAAGTGCCCGAGGATGTCATGGTGACCGGCTTTGACGATACGCCCCTCGCGGCCATATATGAGCCGGCGCTTACCAGCGTTCATCAGGATGTGAAACAGATGGCCGGGATTGCTGCGAAAGAAATGCTGGAATTGATCGAGGGGAAAACGGCGGGAGGGTGTCACCGGGTGATACCGGTGCGGCTGACAGAGCGGGAGTCCACGGAGAAACGCCGGGAGTGA
- a CDS encoding L-rhamnose isomerase, protein MGSKTEQAYELAKERYAKMGVDTEEAVKKLLAVRISFNAWQLDDDKGFLQVEAGTGGGVMATGNYPGAAKNAEQLVQDAGTVFSLIPGRHKLSVQSKMIASAEPGIDLDRIEKEHYRYYVDWAKENGIGLDFNPSCSGHPMANSGFTLSSADERVREFWIEHFRRASEIGEYLGQETGIRCMTNYWIPDGYKDMPADMYAPRKRLEESLDRVFDRKADRVHNMDSLESKLFGIGVEAYTVGSHEFYMAYAAKHHLPVTLDAGHFHISEEVANKISSLMFLCDEILLHVTRPMRWDSDHVVAFDDTTQNIMNEIVRNEWLDRVHIGTDYFDASINRVAAGVIGLRNTQKALLKAFLEPTKELRTYENEGNYTKRLALMEEMKTMPFQAVWDHICEMENVPVGFGWFAEVERYEKEVQLKRQ, encoded by the coding sequence ATGGGAAGCAAAACAGAACAAGCTTATGAACTGGCGAAGGAGCGCTACGCAAAGATGGGGGTGGATACGGAGGAAGCAGTGAAGAAGCTTCTAGCCGTCAGGATCTCTTTCAATGCGTGGCAGCTGGACGACGACAAGGGGTTTCTGCAGGTGGAGGCCGGAACCGGGGGAGGAGTCATGGCGACAGGCAACTATCCGGGAGCGGCGAAGAATGCGGAACAGCTGGTACAGGACGCGGGAACAGTGTTCTCTTTGATTCCGGGCAGACATAAATTAAGCGTCCAATCCAAGATGATCGCTTCAGCCGAGCCGGGAATCGACCTGGACAGGATTGAAAAGGAGCATTACCGTTACTACGTGGACTGGGCGAAAGAGAACGGAATCGGGCTGGATTTTAACCCTAGCTGCTCAGGGCATCCCATGGCAAATTCTGGGTTTACTCTTAGCAGCGCGGATGAAAGGGTGCGGGAATTCTGGATCGAGCATTTCAGACGCGCCAGTGAGATAGGCGAATATCTGGGACAGGAGACTGGGATAAGATGTATGACGAATTACTGGATCCCCGACGGCTACAAGGATATGCCCGCGGATATGTACGCTCCCAGAAAAAGGCTGGAAGAATCCCTGGACCGCGTTTTTGATCGGAAGGCAGACCGCGTTCATAATATGGATTCTCTGGAGAGCAAGCTTTTTGGCATAGGAGTGGAGGCCTATACGGTAGGCTCTCATGAATTCTATATGGCGTATGCGGCGAAACATCATCTTCCGGTCACACTGGACGCCGGTCATTTCCATATTTCGGAGGAAGTGGCGAACAAGATATCCTCTCTTATGTTCCTATGTGATGAGATCCTTCTGCATGTCACCAGGCCCATGAGATGGGACAGTGACCATGTGGTGGCGTTTGACGATACGACTCAGAACATCATGAATGAGATCGTACGGAACGAATGGCTTGACCGGGTGCACATTGGAACGGATTATTTTGACGCTTCCATAAACCGGGTGGCGGCAGGAGTGATCGGTCTTCGCAACACACAGAAAGCGCTTCTGAAAGCTTTCCTGGAGCCGACAAAGGAGCTGCGGACCTATGAAAATGAAGGAAACTACACGAAGCGTCTGGCTCTCATGGAAGAAATGAAGACGATGCCTTTCCAGGCAGTCTGGGATCACATCTGTGAAATGGAGAATGTGCCGGTGGGATTTGGCTGGTTCGCGGAAGTGGAGCGGTATGAGAAAGAGGTCCAGTTAAAACGGCAGTGA
- a CDS encoding D-psicose 3-epimerase translates to MKYGIYFAYWEKKWGADQRKYIEKVKKLGFDILEISCAALKDISKAELTAFKEEAKAQGITLTAGYGPSAEENLGSADEAVTKHAVEFYTDILKKLEYLDIHTIGGGIYSYWPVDYTKPIDKKGDWERSVKNVRTVSRIAGECGVDYCLEVLNRFEGYLLNTAKEAVEFVKEVDVPAAKVMLDTFHMNIEEDSMVDAILTAGSRLGHFHVGENNRRVPGKGNLPWCEIGHALRRIGYDKNVVMEPFVLDGGEVGSDIKIWRDLSNSASKEQLDEDARNSVAYLRYVFSGPASDYRQI, encoded by the coding sequence ATGAAATATGGTATCTATTTTGCTTACTGGGAAAAGAAGTGGGGAGCGGACCAGAGGAAATACATAGAGAAGGTGAAAAAGCTGGGGTTTGACATTTTGGAGATTTCCTGTGCAGCCCTTAAAGACATCAGCAAAGCCGAGCTTACGGCCTTTAAGGAAGAGGCGAAAGCCCAAGGGATCACCCTGACTGCGGGATACGGCCCTTCTGCGGAAGAAAACCTAGGTTCCGCGGACGAGGCCGTAACGAAACACGCTGTCGAGTTTTATACAGATATTCTAAAAAAGCTGGAATATCTGGATATCCACACCATCGGCGGCGGTATTTATTCCTATTGGCCGGTGGATTACACGAAGCCCATTGACAAAAAAGGAGATTGGGAGCGGAGCGTGAAAAATGTCAGAACCGTATCCAGAATCGCCGGAGAATGTGGAGTGGACTACTGCCTGGAGGTTTTGAACCGGTTTGAGGGATACCTTCTCAATACGGCGAAGGAGGCGGTGGAGTTTGTAAAGGAAGTGGATGTGCCGGCCGCAAAGGTGATGCTGGATACGTTCCATATGAATATTGAAGAGGACAGTATGGTGGACGCAATCTTGACGGCGGGCAGCCGCCTGGGCCACTTCCATGTGGGAGAAAACAACAGGCGGGTGCCGGGAAAAGGGAATCTGCCCTGGTGTGAGATCGGCCATGCGCTGAGAAGGATCGGATATGACAAAAATGTTGTCATGGAGCCGTTTGTGTTGGACGGCGGCGAGGTGGGAAGCGATATCAAGATCTGGAGGGATTTGAGCAACAGCGCTTCCAAAGAGCAGCTGGACGAAGACGCCAGGAATTCTGTGGCATATCTGAGATATGTGTTCAGCGGCCCTGCATCGGATTACCGGCAGATATAA
- the trxA gene encoding thioredoxin — MSVKTITKQNFHREIMNSAKPVLLDFWAEWCGPCRMLSPAVDALAGERPDITVGKVNIDEQADLARQFRIMSIPTLVVLKDGKVTAQKAGVQSKENIRAMLYS, encoded by the coding sequence ATGTCAGTCAAAACCATAACAAAGCAAAATTTCCATAGAGAAATCATGAATTCAGCGAAGCCGGTGCTGCTGGATTTCTGGGCTGAATGGTGCGGACCCTGCCGCATGCTCTCTCCTGCGGTAGACGCCCTCGCCGGAGAAAGGCCGGACATCACCGTCGGAAAAGTAAATATAGACGAACAGGCAGATCTGGCAAGGCAGTTCCGGATCATGAGCATCCCTACACTTGTCGTCCTCAAGGACGGAAAAGTGACGGCACAAAAAGCAGGCGTGCAGTCCAAAGAAAACATCCGGGCTATGCTGTACAGTTAG
- a CDS encoding Crp/Fnr family transcriptional regulator yields the protein MIQNDRISILETGFSFWEHLSEEEKELLAASCSIVQFEKGALIHRHDEICIGMLLVLSGQIRTYILSDDGREVTLYRLYKGDTCILSASCVLDAVAFDVLIESVEPTEALLVPLPAFHRLMTQNVHVELFAYKLSTERFSDVMWTIQQILFMGADKRLAIFLWDETAKTGEDTISYTHDQIARYIGSAREVISRMLKYFSEEGIVSLSRGKIRILDRSRLKGYL from the coding sequence ATGATCCAGAATGACAGAATATCCATTTTAGAGACCGGCTTCTCTTTTTGGGAGCATTTATCAGAAGAAGAAAAAGAATTACTGGCAGCTTCCTGCTCCATTGTACAGTTCGAAAAGGGAGCTCTGATCCACCGCCACGATGAAATATGCATCGGCATGCTTCTTGTACTCTCCGGGCAGATCCGCACCTATATCCTTTCCGATGACGGCAGAGAAGTCACCTTGTACCGCCTCTATAAAGGCGATACCTGTATTCTTTCGGCCTCCTGCGTATTGGATGCCGTCGCATTCGATGTGCTGATAGAATCGGTGGAGCCGACAGAAGCCCTGCTCGTGCCCCTTCCCGCTTTCCACCGGCTGATGACACAGAATGTCCACGTGGAATTGTTCGCCTATAAGCTGTCCACCGAACGGTTTTCTGACGTCATGTGGACCATCCAGCAGATATTATTTATGGGGGCAGACAAGCGGCTCGCCATCTTTCTGTGGGACGAGACAGCAAAGACCGGTGAAGATACAATTTCCTACACCCATGATCAGATAGCCCGCTACATCGGAAGCGCCAGAGAGGTGATCTCCCGGATGCTTAAATATTTCAGCGAAGAAGGGATTGTCTCTCTGTCCCGCGGCAAAATCCGTATTCTCGACCGCAGCCGGCTCAAAGGCTATCTGTGA
- a CDS encoding Na+/H+ antiporter subunit E, translated as MYLIFLSFWIMLNGRFTWEIFLFGLAISAAVYLFICRFMDYSLRKDFLLLKNTGLFLAFLGVLVKEIAKANLNVLRLILSQKYRPEPALIYFKTDLKSGICKVLLANSITLTPGTITVSVEGNEFCVHCLDKDMAEGIEESDFVRLLRKMEAGR; from the coding sequence ATGTATCTTATATTTTTATCTTTCTGGATTATGTTGAATGGAAGATTCACATGGGAAATCTTTCTGTTTGGTCTGGCAATTTCGGCGGCAGTTTATTTATTTATCTGCCGGTTTATGGATTACAGCCTGCGGAAGGATTTTTTGTTGTTGAAAAATACAGGTCTGTTTTTAGCTTTTTTGGGTGTTTTAGTCAAGGAGATCGCCAAGGCGAATCTGAATGTCCTTCGCCTGATTCTGTCTCAGAAATACCGGCCGGAGCCGGCACTTATATATTTTAAGACAGATCTCAAAAGCGGTATCTGTAAGGTGCTTCTGGCCAATTCCATTACGCTGACGCCGGGAACCATTACTGTTTCCGTGGAGGGAAATGAGTTCTGTGTCCACTGTCTGGATAAGGATATGGCAGAAGGAATCGAAGAGTCGGATTTCGTGCGGCTTTTACGGAAGATGGAGGCGGGCCGATGA
- a CDS encoding monovalent cation/H+ antiporter complex subunit F, with protein MTGAETLYQGILMACMVVLAILVLVSIIRSVRGPKTADRIIAVNMIGTMTIVIIAILSVYLKESYLVDVCLIYAMISFLSVVVLTKVYTGIYLEKKGIRGDKAAIEDNLEHQGYLEKEEKEPAGEPEKKRPEKKEEE; from the coding sequence ATGACAGGAGCAGAGACACTTTATCAGGGAATTCTTATGGCGTGTATGGTGGTCCTGGCCATTTTGGTCCTGGTATCCATCATACGTTCTGTCCGCGGGCCGAAGACCGCGGACCGGATCATCGCGGTCAATATGATCGGAACGATGACGATCGTTATCATCGCGATTCTGTCTGTATATCTGAAAGAGAGCTATCTTGTGGATGTGTGCCTGATATATGCGATGATCAGCTTTTTGTCTGTGGTGGTCCTTACGAAGGTCTACACCGGGATATATTTGGAGAAGAAAGGGATTCGGGGAGATAAGGCCGCCATAGAGGATAATCTGGAGCATCAGGGATATCTGGAAAAGGAAGAGAAAGAGCCGGCCGGAGAACCGGAGAAAAAGCGGCCGGAAAAAAAGGAGGAAGAGTAG
- a CDS encoding cation:proton antiporter, with amino-acid sequence MEWVRFGISAALLLFGIMMFLAASIGVNRFRRALNRMHAAALGDTLGILFVILGLIIWKGIGFDSLKLLLVVLFFWLASPVAGHMISRLEVTTDEDLGEIEVEHHEDI; translated from the coding sequence ATGGAATGGGTACGTTTTGGAATTTCGGCGGCGCTCTTGCTGTTTGGTATCATGATGTTTTTGGCAGCTTCCATCGGAGTGAACCGGTTTCGCCGCGCTCTGAACCGGATGCACGCCGCTGCCCTTGGGGATACTCTTGGCATTCTTTTCGTAATCCTGGGCCTGATCATCTGGAAGGGTATTGGCTTTGACTCTCTGAAGCTTTTGCTGGTGGTGCTCTTTTTCTGGCTGGCCAGTCCCGTGGCAGGTCATATGATCAGCCGTCTGGAAGTGACGACGGATGAAGATTTGGGAGAGATCGAGGTGGAGCATCATGAGGATATTTGA
- a CDS encoding hydrogenase subunit MbhD domain-containing protein, whose protein sequence is MRIFEFCLLAGLIVCALSVSFTKKLLTSIIIYMSYSSIMAVIWVILQSPDLAVTEAAVGAGVTSILFFVTLKKIRAIREEKQDETEE, encoded by the coding sequence ATGAGGATATTTGAGTTTTGCCTGCTGGCCGGGCTGATCGTATGTGCCTTGTCCGTAAGTTTTACGAAGAAGCTTCTGACATCCATTATCATCTATATGTCCTACAGTTCCATCATGGCTGTTATCTGGGTCATACTGCAGTCGCCGGACCTGGCTGTCACAGAAGCGGCAGTAGGAGCCGGCGTCACCAGTATCTTGTTTTTTGTGACCTTGAAGAAGATCAGGGCCATCAGAGAGGAGAAGCAGGATGAGACTGAGGAATGA
- the mbhE gene encoding hydrogen gas-evolving membrane-bound hydrogenase subunit E produces the protein MRLRNDYEKSRWHRLEKWVDGDIDPLEGRMEIEPLDREKDEDAQFPEKGEPFIDEEKINSVVYDTAHNKELKLFRIIYRLASVLLCVTLIGVLLWTVVYLPEFGSPDNPINNEVSARYIAKGVEETGATNFVTGMILDYRAFDTFGESCVLFIAATCVLVLMRLDNSSSKEKMKKKKEEENDRLYEPKNDLILQKVSCVLVPLIFIFGIYIILNGHLSPGGGFSGGAVIGSGLILYLNAFGFKKTERFFTEKTFRRITLAALTFYCLAKSYSFFTGANHMESGIPLGTPGAILSSGLILPLNICVGLVVACTMYAFYTLFRKGGM, from the coding sequence ATGAGACTGAGGAATGACTATGAAAAAAGCCGCTGGCACCGCCTGGAAAAATGGGTGGACGGCGATATCGACCCTCTGGAAGGACGGATGGAGATTGAGCCTCTGGACAGAGAAAAGGATGAAGATGCACAGTTTCCGGAAAAGGGGGAGCCCTTTATTGATGAGGAAAAGATAAATTCTGTGGTTTATGATACGGCCCACAACAAGGAGCTTAAACTGTTCCGGATTATTTACCGGCTGGCTTCCGTGCTCCTTTGTGTGACGCTCATCGGCGTGCTCTTATGGACGGTGGTATACCTGCCGGAATTCGGAAGCCCGGATAATCCCATCAACAATGAAGTCTCTGCCCGCTATATAGCAAAGGGAGTGGAGGAGACCGGCGCGACCAACTTCGTAACCGGCATGATACTGGATTACCGTGCTTTTGATACCTTTGGAGAGTCCTGCGTACTGTTCATAGCGGCCACCTGTGTCCTGGTGCTCATGCGCCTGGATAATTCCAGCAGCAAAGAGAAGATGAAGAAGAAGAAAGAAGAAGAGAACGACAGGCTATATGAGCCGAAAAATGATCTGATCCTCCAGAAGGTATCTTGTGTCCTGGTGCCGCTCATCTTTATCTTTGGCATTTATATTATTTTGAACGGCCACCTGTCGCCGGGAGGCGGCTTTTCCGGCGGTGCGGTCATTGGATCCGGCCTGATCTTATATCTGAACGCCTTTGGATTTAAGAAGACAGAGCGTTTCTTCACAGAGAAGACCTTCCGGCGGATCACCCTGGCGGCTCTTACCTTTTACTGTCTTGCCAAAAGCTATTCCTTTTTCACGGGGGCCAATCATATGGAGAGCGGGATTCCTCTGGGGACGCCCGGTGCGATCTTGTCCAGCGGGCTGATACTCCCCCTGAATATTTGTGTGGGCCTTGTGGTGGCCTGCACCATGTATGCGTTTTATACCTTGTTCCGAAAGGGGGGGATGTAG
- a CDS encoding sodium:proton antiporter: MLAHLAANMEETASMILFGIGFTTLLLHKNLIKKIIGLNIMDTAVYLFLAAKGYISGRMVPILTDGITDPAAYTNPIPDGLVLTGIVVSVSVTALMLSLTIRLYRRYGSLDLDEIVMQWRKEER; the protein is encoded by the coding sequence ATGCTTGCACATCTGGCGGCGAATATGGAAGAGACGGCGTCCATGATCTTATTTGGCATTGGATTTACGACGCTCCTGCTCCATAAGAACCTGATAAAGAAAATAATCGGCTTAAACATCATGGATACCGCGGTATATTTATTTCTGGCGGCCAAGGGATACATATCCGGAAGAATGGTGCCAATCCTGACCGACGGGATCACGGACCCGGCGGCGTATACGAACCCGATACCCGACGGTCTGGTGCTAACCGGGATTGTAGTGTCAGTCAGCGTGACAGCCTTGATGTTGTCTCTGACTATCCGTCTATACAGAAGATATGGTTCTCTGGATCTGGATGAGATAGTCATGCAGTGGAGGAAGGAGGAGCGGTGA